A part of Notolabrus celidotus isolate fNotCel1 chromosome 21, fNotCel1.pri, whole genome shotgun sequence genomic DNA contains:
- the kmt2e gene encoding inactive histone-lysine N-methyltransferase 2E isoform X4 has protein sequence MSIVIPVGVDTADTSYLDMAAGSEPESVEASPVVVEKSSYPHQIYSSSSHHSHSYIGLPYADHNYGARPPPTPPASPPPSMLIRQGEGGLFVPGGQDEASRGTTLSTSEDGSYGADITRCICGFTHDDGYMICCDKCSAWQHIDCMGIDRQNIPETYLCERCQPRHLDRERAILLQTRKRECLSDGDTSATESGDEVPLELYSTFQHTPTTITLTTGRLGNKQADKKRKKSGDKEPPAGSARAKKAFREGSRKSSRVKGAAPEQEPTEHPSLWENKIKTWMERYEEASSNQYSEDVQVLLRVKEQGDGKSLAYNTHPASFKPPVESQVQKNKKILKAVRDLAPDSLIIEYRGKFMLRQQFEANGYFFKRPYPFVLFYSKFDGLEMCVDARSFGNEARFIRRSCTPNSEVRHVVEDGMLHLYIYSLRPIIKGTEITIGFDFDYGSCKYKVDCACLKGNPECPVLKHNLEPTENMGSGGRRRRSLKDKEMVRDDLGQNQNVGLDGEGKSKSVGDGKQRKLSPLRLSISNNQDPELYEDLEDKTSVSNEVEMESEEQIAERRRKMASPAEQSHLPVWAASSWKGLKHKETREERKMEAILQAFARMEKREKRREQALERIGTVKTEVGGRSDIKDEPPVTPEMADSPTVMQPLLEVKEEPGLKPAKVKGSRNRKSFSRNRTHIGQQRRRARTISTCSDLPPGSPIESIEPLSNEMPEGEMLPAPEPEAIDAQGAPESSPPHSCSPAPDRVRTGSKNFKTKKHFVSEWVGEKQQQQMQDHSGVRTPEPVPERPLRISSDPEVLATQLNALPGMACSPQVYSTPKHYVRFSSPFLANRSPTTPGVPTGRRRSRELPETPPTTGSCKKRWLKQALEEEGSPSPARRPSLFMPCEGPLSPSINGDSDSPLPYNGTCSLPELPTPLKKRRLSPLDACISESSTPYGSPCATPTRAEQPEAPATPVLLATPPRTRIEEPSTEPLPSTPTHTLSTPQESESSAESSPEVSRKPSVQEADRPPSLVSSPCIRATSSDGLPTEVKLSAPDSPQPPASESVDSGEDRADAAVVEVSSEASSSAETCASSFSGWIKSPDRGPTGPAGLNFSPVNSNLRDLTPSHTLEPLVAPFRPDAAAGAAAGSTAGTGTLVVSQAPFSEGQGPLFYPCAEEGGLAFSRSLSGDGSGEGGGSAQNPPQKKKVSLLEYRKRQREARRSGSKTECSSPVATVPPLSVDAFPCAPEITSEPPPPPAPAVPCNTTTIITTTPTTATTPNTNPPAVKEPQPSEEAEASGEKGEREGGEGQWTSSTSVEQARERSYHRALLLSKDKDTDAEAEGGDTPALRDCPSPSLQKTPTHAPGSPGPPAQPPSRPTKEEDAESQPRTPNPTSQPPSKPAGPKPTPLTPTKLLPTPLPSSPVHYPGPSLLHSPKPQPQGSPFRSQRALFSTQPPNQPQPQAQAGPAPFPQYNAQSAPPPPPPPPPAPPVSTAYFPNPSPSPAGPFPGFKPSVTPPYPPGSQPMMQTLPISVHYQSSAAPPPPPPPPPHPMPGPTLLHLQPPPIQQHQLLLTTAPPPPPPPQGQAAQTQQQQQPPPGGGNLLSLTPPPPPPPPPPAPSSNAPMQPLHFQNLAGFQPALLHPGAAANPSVPPSSYPPPLQQTGLPPPPPPPPQQTQQGQAQAAASQMPSGTRGAPASSTPFHSSGYLSTGWH, from the exons ATGAGCATAGTCATCCCAGTAGGGGTGGACACAGCAGACACCTCATACCTGGACATGGCTGCGGGCTCAGA ACCTGAATCGGTGGAGGCCAGCCCTGTGGTGGTGGAAAAGTCCAGCTACCCACACCAGATCTACAGCAGCAGTTCTCACCATTCCCACAGTTACATTGGCCTGCCTTATGCT GACCATAACTATGGGGCCCGGCCCCCACCTACACCGCCAgcctcccctcccccctccatGTTGATCCGACAAGGAGAGGGGGGGCTGTTTGTTCCAGGGGGTCAGGACGAAGCATCTCGGGGCACCACGCTCAGCACCTCAGAGGATGGCAGCTACGGGGCTGACATCACCCGCTGCATCTGTGGCTTCACCCATGATGACGGCTACATGATCTGCTGTGACAAGTGCAG TGCCTGGCAGCATATAGACTGCATGGGCATCGACAGGCAGAACATTCCTGAGACCTACCTGTGTGAACGCTGCCAACCACGACACCTGGACAGAGAGAGGGCCATCCTGCTGCAGACCAGGAAACGGGAATGTTTGTCTG ATGGGGACACCAGTGCTACAGAGAGTGGAGATGAAGTGCCGCTAGAGCTCTACTCCACCTTCCAACACACGCCTACCACCATCACACTGACGACCGGGCGCCTTGGCAATAAGCAGgctgacaaaaaaagaaaaaagagtggTGATAAAGAGCCTCCAGCGGGTTCTGCACGAGCCAAGAAG GCTTTCAGAGAGGGGTCCAGAAAGTCCTCCAGAGTAAAG GGTGCAGCTCCGGAGCAGGAGCCCACCGAGCACCCGTCCCTTTGGGAGAACAAGATCAAGACGTGGATGGAGCGTTACGAGGAGGCCAGCAGTAATCAGTACAGCGAGGACGTCCAGGTCCTGCTGCGTGTCAAAGAGCAGGGCGACGGCAAGAGCCTGGCTTACAACACGCACCCTGCTTCCTTCAAACCCCCTGTGGAG aGTCAAGttcagaaaaacaagaagatcCTCAAGGCGGTGCGAGACTTGGCCCCAGACTCCCTCATCATTGAGTACAGGGGAAAGTTCATGCTTCGACAGCAGTTTGAGGCCAACGGTTACTTTTTCAAGAG GCCGTACCCATTTGTGCTATTTTATTCCAAATTCGACGGACTGGAGATGTGTGTGGACGCACGCAGTTTTGGGAATGAGGCACGCTTCATCCGTCGCTCCTGCACCCCTAACTCTGAA GTGCGGCACGTCGTCGAGGATGGCATGCTGCATTTATACATCTACTCACTGAGGCCTATCATAAAGGGCACAGAGATCACCATCGGTTTTGATTTCGACTACGGCAGCTG TAAATACAAGGTGGACTGTGCCTGCCTGAAGGGAAACCCCGAGTGCCCCGTGCTCAAGCACAACCTGGAGCCCACGGAGAACATGGGCTCGGGAGGCCGACGCCGACGAAGCCTCAAGGACAAGGAAATGGTCCGGGACGACTTGGGCCAGAACCAGAACGTGGGCCTGGACGGCGAGGGGAAGAGCAAGAGCGTGGGCGACGGGAAGCAGAGGAAGCTGTCTCCTCTTCGCCTCTCCATCTCTAACAACCAG GATCCTGAGTTATATGAGGATCTAGAAGACAAAACCTCCGTTAGCAATGAAGTAGAGATGGAGTCAGAGGAGCAGattgcagagaggaggaggaagatg GCCAGCCCAGCGGAGCAGTCCCATCTCCCTGTGTGGGCGGCCTCCAGCTGGAAGGGACTGAAACACAAGGAG acacgagaggagaggaagatggaggCCATCCTGCAAGCCTTTGCCCGCatggagaagagggagaagcGCAGGGAGCAGGCGCTGGAGAGGATCGGGACCGTCAAGACGGAGGTCGGGGGTCGCAGCGACATCAAGGACGAGCCTCCAGTCACTCCAGAGATGGCGGATTCTCCAACTGTGATGCAG CCGCTCCTGGAGGTGAAAGAGGAACCGGGCTTAAAACCAGCGAAGGTAAAAGGCTCCAGGAACCGGAAGAGCTTCTCGAGGAATCGCACGCACATCGGCCAACAGCGCCGGCGAGCTCGCACCATCAGCACCTGCTCGGACCTGCCGCCCGGCTCTCCAATCGAGTCCATCGAGCCTCTGAGCAACGAGATGCCCGAGGGAGAGATGCTGCCTGCGCCCGAGCCTGAGGCCATCGACGCTCAAGGAGCCCCGGAGTCCAGCCCCCCACACAGCTGCTCACCTGCACCGGACAGAGTACGCACCGGGAGCAAGAACTTCAAAACTAAAAAG CACTTTGTGAGCGAGTGGGTGggagagaagcagcagcagcagatgcagGACCACAGTGGAGTACGGACCCCGGAGCCGGTCCCAGAGAGGCCGCTGAGAATAAGCAGCGACCCCGAGGTCCTCGCCACGCAGCTGAACGCCCTCCCCGGCATGGCCTGCTCGCCACAGGTCTACAGCACGCCCAAACACTACGTCCGCTTCTCCTCGCCCTTCCTGGCAAACCGCAGCCCGACAACTCCGGGAGTCCCTACGGGGAGACGGCGTTCCAGAGAACTGCCAGAAACGCCACCGACCACGGGCTCTTGCAAGAAG CGATGGCTGAAGCAGgctctggaggaggagggatccCCCAGCCCGGCCAGGCGACCTAGTCTGTTCATGCCCTGTGAGGGTCCTCTCAGCCCCTCTATCAACGGAGACTCTGACAGCCCCCTCCCTTACAACGGCACCTGCTCTTTACCAG AGTTGCCCACACCTTTGAAGAAGCGACGGTTAAGCCCGTTGGACGCCTGTATCTCTGAGAGCTCCACGCCCTACGGTTCCCCGTGTGCCACGCCCACCAGGGCCGAGCAACCGGAGGCCCCCGCGACCCCCGTCTTACTGGCTACGCCGCCTCGGACTCGAATAGAGGAGCCAAGTACAGAGCCCCTGCCCAgcaccccaacacacacacttagcacCCCTCAGGAG agTGAATCTTCAGCGGAAAGCTCCCCAGAGGTCAGCCGGAAACCCAGCGTACAAGAG GCCGATCGTCCTCCTTCGTTGGTCTCCTCTCCCTGCATCCGAGCCACCAGTTCAGACGGACTTCCCACAGAAGTCAAGCTGTCTGCTCCGGACAGTCCGCAGCCTCCAGCTTCTGAATCCGTGGACTCTGGAGAGGACCGTGCAGATGCTGCAGTGGTAGAAGTCAGCAGTGAGGCCTCCTCGTCCGCAGAAACTTGTGCTTCCTCTTTTTCTGGATGGATCAAAAGTCCGGACAGAGGCCCGACTGGACCAGCTGGCCTGAACTTCTCTCCAGTCAACTCAAACTTACGGGACCTCACCCCCTCACACACCCTGGAGCCTCTGGTTGCTCCGTTCAGGCCCGACGCTGCAGCGGGGGCTGCGGCAGGGTCCACAGCGGGGACGGGGACTCTGGTTGTCTCTCAGGCCCCCTTCAGTGAAGGACAGGGGCCGCTCTTTTATCCTTGCGCTGAGGAAGGTGGTCTCGCTTTCTCACGCTCGCTTAGCGGGGACGGCAGCGGAGAGGGCGGAGGGTCGGCGCAGAAcccaccacagaagaagaag GTGTCTCTTCTGGAATACAGGAAGCGTCAGCGCGAAGCTCGGCGCAGCGGCTCCAAAACCGAATGCAGCTCTCCCGTCGCCACCGTGCCGCCTCTGAGCGTGGACGCCTTCCCCTGTGCTCCGGAGATCACCAGTGAACCTCCTCCGCCCCCGGCCCCCGCTGTGCCCTGcaacaccaccaccatcatcaccaccaccccCACCACCGCCACCACCCCCAACACCAACCCCCCAGCTGTCAAAGAGCCACAGCCCAGCGAAGAGGCCGAGGCGTCCGGAgagaagggggagagagagggaggagagggacagTG GACGTCGTCCACCTCTGTAGAGCAGGCCCGAGAACGCAGCTACCACAGAGCTCTGCTGCTcagcaaagacaaagacacag ATGCTGAGGCAGAAGGTGGAGATACACCCGCACTTAGAGACTGCCCTTCCCCGAGTCTCCAAAAGACCCCCACCCACGCA ccgGGCTCTCCTGGTCCTCCCGCTCAGCCTCCCAGCCGGCCCACAAAGGAGGAAGACGCCGAAAGTCAGCCGCGGACGCCGAACCCCACCAGCCAGCCCCCGAGCAAGCCTGCAGGACCCAAACCCACCCCTCTGACTCCCACTAAGCTGCTTCCTACCCCCTTACCCTCATCTCCTGTTCACTACCCCGGACCCTCCCTCCTGCACTCCCCCAAACCTCAGCCTCAAGGCTCCCCCTTCCGCAGCCAGAGGGCGCTGTTCTCCACCCAGCCTCCGAACCAACctcagcctcaggcacaggccGGCCCCGCTCCTTTCCCCCAGTACAATGCCCAGAGTGCTCCCCCaccacctccccctcctcccccggCACCTCCAGTCTCCACGGCGTACTTCCCCAACCCGAGCCCCTCACCTGCAGGACCCTTCCCCGGGTTTAAACCCTCCGTTACCCCTCCTTACCCTCCTGGTTCTCAGCCTATGATGCAGACTCTCCCCATCAGCGTGCACTATCAGAGCTCGGCTGCTCCTCCACCGCCTCCCCCTCCGCCCCCCCACCCGATGCCCGGCCCCACCCTCCTGCACTTGCAGCCTCCTCCCATCCAGCAGCACCAGCTCCTGCTGACTACAGCTCCTCCGCCGCCGCCTCCTCCACAAGGCCAGGCCGCCcagacgcagcagcagcagcagccacctCCAGGCGGCGGCAACCTGCTGTCCCtcacccctcctccacctcctcccccacCTCCCCCCGCGCCCTCGTCCAACGCCCCAATGCAGCCCCTCCACTTTCAGAACTTAGCGGGGTTTCAGCCGGCGTTGCTGCACCCAGGTGCCGCCGCCAACCCTTCAGTACCCCCATCCTCGTATCCCCCGCCCCTTCAGCAGACCGGACTgcctccacctccccctcctcccccacaACAGACTCAACAGGGCCAGGCTCAGGCCGCTGCCTCCCAGATGCCTTCTGGGACTCGTGGAGCTCCTGCATCCTCGACCCCTTTCCACAGCTCGGGGTACCTGAGCACGGGGTGGCACTGA
- the kmt2e gene encoding inactive histone-lysine N-methyltransferase 2E isoform X2, translated as MSIVIPVGVDTADTSYLDMAAGSEPESVEASPVVVEKSSYPHQIYSSSSHHSHSYIGLPYADHNYGARPPPTPPASPPPSMLIRQGEGGLFVPGGQDEASRGTTLSTSEDGSYGADITRCICGFTHDDGYMICCDKCSAWQHIDCMGIDRQNIPETYLCERCQPRHLDRERAILLQTRKRECLSDGDTSATESGDEVPLELYSTFQHTPTTITLTTGRLGNKQADKKRKKSGDKEPPAGSARAKKAFREGSRKSSRVKLCDFIAQGAAPEQEPTEHPSLWENKIKTWMERYEEASSNQYSEDVQVLLRVKEQGDGKSLAYNTHPASFKPPVESQVQKNKKILKAVRDLAPDSLIIEYRGKFMLRQQFEANGYFFKRPYPFVLFYSKFDGLEMCVDARSFGNEARFIRRSCTPNSEVRHVVEDGMLHLYIYSLRPIIKGTEITIGFDFDYGSCKYKVDCACLKGNPECPVLKHNLEPTENMGSGGRRRRSLKDKEMVRDDLGQNQNVGLDGEGKSKSVGDGKQRKLSPLRLSISNNQDPELYEDLEDKTSVSNEVEMESEEQIAERRRKMASPAEQSHLPVWAASSWKGLKHKETREERKMEAILQAFARMEKREKRREQALERIGTVKTEVGGRSDIKDEPPVTPEMADSPTVMQPLLEVKEEPGLKPAKVKGSRNRKSFSRNRTHIGQQRRRARTISTCSDLPPGSPIESIEPLSNEMPEGEMLPAPEPEAIDAQGAPESSPPHSCSPAPDRVRTGSKNFKTKKHFVSEWVGEKQQQQMQDHSGVRTPEPVPERPLRISSDPEVLATQLNALPGMACSPQVYSTPKHYVRFSSPFLANRSPTTPGVPTGRRRSRELPETPPTTGSCKKRWLKQALEEEGSPSPARRPSLFMPCEGPLSPSINGDSDSPLPYNGTCSLPELPTPLKKRRLSPLDACISESSTPYGSPCATPTRAEQPEAPATPVLLATPPRTRIEEPSTEPLPSTPTHTLSTPQESESSAESSPEVSRKPSVQEADRPPSLVSSPCIRATSSDGLPTEVKLSAPDSPQPPASESVDSGEDRADAAVVEVSSEASSSAETCASSFSGWIKSPDRGPTGPAGLNFSPVNSNLRDLTPSHTLEPLVAPFRPDAAAGAAAGSTAGTGTLVVSQAPFSEGQGPLFYPCAEEGGLAFSRSLSGDGSGEGGGSAQNPPQKKKVSLLEYRKRQREARRSGSKTECSSPVATVPPLSVDAFPCAPEITSEPPPPPAPAVPCNTTTIITTTPTTATTPNTNPPAVKEPQPSEEAEASGEKGEREGGEGQWTSSTSVEQARERSYHRALLLSKDKDTDAEAEGGDTPALRDCPSPSLQKTPTHAPGSPGPPAQPPSRPTKEEDAESQPRTPNPTSQPPSKPAGPKPTPLTPTKLLPTPLPSSPVHYPGPSLLHSPKPQPQGSPFRSQRALFSTQPPNQPQPQAQAGPAPFPQYNAQSAPPPPPPPPPAPPVSTAYFPNPSPSPAGPFPGFKPSVTPPYPPGSQPMMQTLPISVHYQSSAAPPPPPPPPPHPMPGPTLLHLQPPPIQQHQLLLTTAPPPPPPPQGQAAQTQQQQQPPPGGGNLLSLTPPPPPPPPPPAPSSNAPMQPLHFQNLAGFQPALLHPGAAANPSVPPSSYPPPLQQTGLPPPPPPPPQQTQQGQAQAAASQMPSGTRGAPASSTPFHSSGYLSTGWH; from the exons ATGAGCATAGTCATCCCAGTAGGGGTGGACACAGCAGACACCTCATACCTGGACATGGCTGCGGGCTCAGA ACCTGAATCGGTGGAGGCCAGCCCTGTGGTGGTGGAAAAGTCCAGCTACCCACACCAGATCTACAGCAGCAGTTCTCACCATTCCCACAGTTACATTGGCCTGCCTTATGCT GACCATAACTATGGGGCCCGGCCCCCACCTACACCGCCAgcctcccctcccccctccatGTTGATCCGACAAGGAGAGGGGGGGCTGTTTGTTCCAGGGGGTCAGGACGAAGCATCTCGGGGCACCACGCTCAGCACCTCAGAGGATGGCAGCTACGGGGCTGACATCACCCGCTGCATCTGTGGCTTCACCCATGATGACGGCTACATGATCTGCTGTGACAAGTGCAG TGCCTGGCAGCATATAGACTGCATGGGCATCGACAGGCAGAACATTCCTGAGACCTACCTGTGTGAACGCTGCCAACCACGACACCTGGACAGAGAGAGGGCCATCCTGCTGCAGACCAGGAAACGGGAATGTTTGTCTG ATGGGGACACCAGTGCTACAGAGAGTGGAGATGAAGTGCCGCTAGAGCTCTACTCCACCTTCCAACACACGCCTACCACCATCACACTGACGACCGGGCGCCTTGGCAATAAGCAGgctgacaaaaaaagaaaaaagagtggTGATAAAGAGCCTCCAGCGGGTTCTGCACGAGCCAAGAAG GCTTTCAGAGAGGGGTCCAGAAAGTCCTCCAGAGTAAAG CTTTGTGATTTTATCGCTCAGGGTGCAGCTCCGGAGCAGGAGCCCACCGAGCACCCGTCCCTTTGGGAGAACAAGATCAAGACGTGGATGGAGCGTTACGAGGAGGCCAGCAGTAATCAGTACAGCGAGGACGTCCAGGTCCTGCTGCGTGTCAAAGAGCAGGGCGACGGCAAGAGCCTGGCTTACAACACGCACCCTGCTTCCTTCAAACCCCCTGTGGAG aGTCAAGttcagaaaaacaagaagatcCTCAAGGCGGTGCGAGACTTGGCCCCAGACTCCCTCATCATTGAGTACAGGGGAAAGTTCATGCTTCGACAGCAGTTTGAGGCCAACGGTTACTTTTTCAAGAG GCCGTACCCATTTGTGCTATTTTATTCCAAATTCGACGGACTGGAGATGTGTGTGGACGCACGCAGTTTTGGGAATGAGGCACGCTTCATCCGTCGCTCCTGCACCCCTAACTCTGAA GTGCGGCACGTCGTCGAGGATGGCATGCTGCATTTATACATCTACTCACTGAGGCCTATCATAAAGGGCACAGAGATCACCATCGGTTTTGATTTCGACTACGGCAGCTG TAAATACAAGGTGGACTGTGCCTGCCTGAAGGGAAACCCCGAGTGCCCCGTGCTCAAGCACAACCTGGAGCCCACGGAGAACATGGGCTCGGGAGGCCGACGCCGACGAAGCCTCAAGGACAAGGAAATGGTCCGGGACGACTTGGGCCAGAACCAGAACGTGGGCCTGGACGGCGAGGGGAAGAGCAAGAGCGTGGGCGACGGGAAGCAGAGGAAGCTGTCTCCTCTTCGCCTCTCCATCTCTAACAACCAG GATCCTGAGTTATATGAGGATCTAGAAGACAAAACCTCCGTTAGCAATGAAGTAGAGATGGAGTCAGAGGAGCAGattgcagagaggaggaggaagatg GCCAGCCCAGCGGAGCAGTCCCATCTCCCTGTGTGGGCGGCCTCCAGCTGGAAGGGACTGAAACACAAGGAG acacgagaggagaggaagatggaggCCATCCTGCAAGCCTTTGCCCGCatggagaagagggagaagcGCAGGGAGCAGGCGCTGGAGAGGATCGGGACCGTCAAGACGGAGGTCGGGGGTCGCAGCGACATCAAGGACGAGCCTCCAGTCACTCCAGAGATGGCGGATTCTCCAACTGTGATGCAG CCGCTCCTGGAGGTGAAAGAGGAACCGGGCTTAAAACCAGCGAAGGTAAAAGGCTCCAGGAACCGGAAGAGCTTCTCGAGGAATCGCACGCACATCGGCCAACAGCGCCGGCGAGCTCGCACCATCAGCACCTGCTCGGACCTGCCGCCCGGCTCTCCAATCGAGTCCATCGAGCCTCTGAGCAACGAGATGCCCGAGGGAGAGATGCTGCCTGCGCCCGAGCCTGAGGCCATCGACGCTCAAGGAGCCCCGGAGTCCAGCCCCCCACACAGCTGCTCACCTGCACCGGACAGAGTACGCACCGGGAGCAAGAACTTCAAAACTAAAAAG CACTTTGTGAGCGAGTGGGTGggagagaagcagcagcagcagatgcagGACCACAGTGGAGTACGGACCCCGGAGCCGGTCCCAGAGAGGCCGCTGAGAATAAGCAGCGACCCCGAGGTCCTCGCCACGCAGCTGAACGCCCTCCCCGGCATGGCCTGCTCGCCACAGGTCTACAGCACGCCCAAACACTACGTCCGCTTCTCCTCGCCCTTCCTGGCAAACCGCAGCCCGACAACTCCGGGAGTCCCTACGGGGAGACGGCGTTCCAGAGAACTGCCAGAAACGCCACCGACCACGGGCTCTTGCAAGAAG CGATGGCTGAAGCAGgctctggaggaggagggatccCCCAGCCCGGCCAGGCGACCTAGTCTGTTCATGCCCTGTGAGGGTCCTCTCAGCCCCTCTATCAACGGAGACTCTGACAGCCCCCTCCCTTACAACGGCACCTGCTCTTTACCAG AGTTGCCCACACCTTTGAAGAAGCGACGGTTAAGCCCGTTGGACGCCTGTATCTCTGAGAGCTCCACGCCCTACGGTTCCCCGTGTGCCACGCCCACCAGGGCCGAGCAACCGGAGGCCCCCGCGACCCCCGTCTTACTGGCTACGCCGCCTCGGACTCGAATAGAGGAGCCAAGTACAGAGCCCCTGCCCAgcaccccaacacacacacttagcacCCCTCAGGAG agTGAATCTTCAGCGGAAAGCTCCCCAGAGGTCAGCCGGAAACCCAGCGTACAAGAG GCCGATCGTCCTCCTTCGTTGGTCTCCTCTCCCTGCATCCGAGCCACCAGTTCAGACGGACTTCCCACAGAAGTCAAGCTGTCTGCTCCGGACAGTCCGCAGCCTCCAGCTTCTGAATCCGTGGACTCTGGAGAGGACCGTGCAGATGCTGCAGTGGTAGAAGTCAGCAGTGAGGCCTCCTCGTCCGCAGAAACTTGTGCTTCCTCTTTTTCTGGATGGATCAAAAGTCCGGACAGAGGCCCGACTGGACCAGCTGGCCTGAACTTCTCTCCAGTCAACTCAAACTTACGGGACCTCACCCCCTCACACACCCTGGAGCCTCTGGTTGCTCCGTTCAGGCCCGACGCTGCAGCGGGGGCTGCGGCAGGGTCCACAGCGGGGACGGGGACTCTGGTTGTCTCTCAGGCCCCCTTCAGTGAAGGACAGGGGCCGCTCTTTTATCCTTGCGCTGAGGAAGGTGGTCTCGCTTTCTCACGCTCGCTTAGCGGGGACGGCAGCGGAGAGGGCGGAGGGTCGGCGCAGAAcccaccacagaagaagaag GTGTCTCTTCTGGAATACAGGAAGCGTCAGCGCGAAGCTCGGCGCAGCGGCTCCAAAACCGAATGCAGCTCTCCCGTCGCCACCGTGCCGCCTCTGAGCGTGGACGCCTTCCCCTGTGCTCCGGAGATCACCAGTGAACCTCCTCCGCCCCCGGCCCCCGCTGTGCCCTGcaacaccaccaccatcatcaccaccaccccCACCACCGCCACCACCCCCAACACCAACCCCCCAGCTGTCAAAGAGCCACAGCCCAGCGAAGAGGCCGAGGCGTCCGGAgagaagggggagagagagggaggagagggacagTG GACGTCGTCCACCTCTGTAGAGCAGGCCCGAGAACGCAGCTACCACAGAGCTCTGCTGCTcagcaaagacaaagacacag ATGCTGAGGCAGAAGGTGGAGATACACCCGCACTTAGAGACTGCCCTTCCCCGAGTCTCCAAAAGACCCCCACCCACGCA ccgGGCTCTCCTGGTCCTCCCGCTCAGCCTCCCAGCCGGCCCACAAAGGAGGAAGACGCCGAAAGTCAGCCGCGGACGCCGAACCCCACCAGCCAGCCCCCGAGCAAGCCTGCAGGACCCAAACCCACCCCTCTGACTCCCACTAAGCTGCTTCCTACCCCCTTACCCTCATCTCCTGTTCACTACCCCGGACCCTCCCTCCTGCACTCCCCCAAACCTCAGCCTCAAGGCTCCCCCTTCCGCAGCCAGAGGGCGCTGTTCTCCACCCAGCCTCCGAACCAACctcagcctcaggcacaggccGGCCCCGCTCCTTTCCCCCAGTACAATGCCCAGAGTGCTCCCCCaccacctccccctcctcccccggCACCTCCAGTCTCCACGGCGTACTTCCCCAACCCGAGCCCCTCACCTGCAGGACCCTTCCCCGGGTTTAAACCCTCCGTTACCCCTCCTTACCCTCCTGGTTCTCAGCCTATGATGCAGACTCTCCCCATCAGCGTGCACTATCAGAGCTCGGCTGCTCCTCCACCGCCTCCCCCTCCGCCCCCCCACCCGATGCCCGGCCCCACCCTCCTGCACTTGCAGCCTCCTCCCATCCAGCAGCACCAGCTCCTGCTGACTACAGCTCCTCCGCCGCCGCCTCCTCCACAAGGCCAGGCCGCCcagacgcagcagcagcagcagccacctCCAGGCGGCGGCAACCTGCTGTCCCtcacccctcctccacctcctcccccacCTCCCCCCGCGCCCTCGTCCAACGCCCCAATGCAGCCCCTCCACTTTCAGAACTTAGCGGGGTTTCAGCCGGCGTTGCTGCACCCAGGTGCCGCCGCCAACCCTTCAGTACCCCCATCCTCGTATCCCCCGCCCCTTCAGCAGACCGGACTgcctccacctccccctcctcccccacaACAGACTCAACAGGGCCAGGCTCAGGCCGCTGCCTCCCAGATGCCTTCTGGGACTCGTGGAGCTCCTGCATCCTCGACCCCTTTCCACAGCTCGGGGTACCTGAGCACGGGGTGGCACTGA